In Alosa sapidissima isolate fAloSap1 chromosome 5, fAloSap1.pri, whole genome shotgun sequence, the genomic stretch CTGTTGGTTTTGATAGCGTATAGGAAAGCCCCGCTGCAGAGTATAAATTTGGACTTCAGAGTCGTGAGACGTAGTGAGACGAGAGACTGTGGACGTGCAAGTAGTGTCTTGGAGTGGATTATATTTTTCCCTTACCAATTGGAAATATCATTGCTCGCTAACGGACGTAAGTTTCACATTTATTTCATATGGCCTATGTGGGATACGAGAATTTGCAAGTTGCCTTCTTGcggatttttgtgtgtttttattttcaaatgtaATTTTATGCATGTTTGCACTGTTCTGCGAAATGTTTAGTTGCAACATGGCCAAGTAAAGTTAAAAGAAATGGGCGTTTTGTTTTGAGTGCGCGCGACAAAGCAATCCATCCATTTTGCATATGACGTTAGGCTAATTGAGGTTAGAGAAACTTTGTTATGTGCAGTGTTAGGCTATTTCCTGGTCATAAACTCCGTTTCATATGCAGACCTTTCCATGTAGGGCACTATTACATTTTGACACGTACatgcatatatatttatatttatttatttttatgcagAAGTTATGCCTGTATCCAGAATGCGCATGCGACCCTGGCTGGAGTGCAAGATCGAATCCAGGTCTATCGATggtttggagtgggtggataAGGTATGCAGAGTACATCTCCTATCatcaaaatacatttttcagcTACTTTGATTTCTGTTGTCAACCTTTATAAACTTAAGGTTATATGCCATATGAATTTAAACAAGAGGATCATGCATATCTTACTCACTACTTTACTAGGACAAGATGATCTTTTCCATTCCCTGGAAGCATGCAGCTCGCCATGGCTGGTGTCAGGACAAGGATGCCAGTCTTTTCAAGGAGTGGGCCATCCACACCGGTTAGTAGCATTCCTTCATCAAAGCAAACACACCGTTTTGTGTTGCAttacacttatttgttttaCAGTAAATGGTATTGATGCAAACTTATGGATTTTGCAATGCAATTTTATTGCAGGTAAATACAAACCGGGTGTGACTCAAGCAGACCCTAAAACATGGAAGGCGAATTTCCGCTGTGCCATGAACTCCCTGCCTGACATCGAGGAGGTGAAAGATAAAAGCATCAACAAGGGATGTGGAGCTGTGCGAGTCTACCGAATGCTGCCGGAAGTGCACAAAAAGAAAGGTGACCGCACTTCTCTCACAATGAGGCAattcaatacatttaaatattttagaaGAATAGCATCTAAATCCAGCCCTCTTTATTTTCAAAGACAAGAGGTCAAGATCAAGGGACGGAAAGAGAAAGATTAAGGTAAGCATTTTTGTTGTTGCCATTGTTTGTTACTTTCTTTGCAACTCTGGCCTTCCTTTGCATGATGGTGGAGGAaatctaaatatatatattaaaaatgaATTTTGTCATTTCCAGGTCAAGGGGGAGTTCAGGGATATGTGTGATGAAGAACCTCCCAGGGCTTCTTTCAGTATAAGGATAATTCAGGATAATTCTCTGACCCAGGATAGCATAGTGGACAGCACTATGCAGGATATAGGTATGAGTTCTCTCATTTTGACAAGCTAACATGGACAACAACCGTGTGAGTGCAATTCATGACATGTACCATGTTATTCATTCTTTTATTGTGTTCTCAACACAAATATTCCTACAAAACCATACATAGATGGACTCGAAGTAcctgacacaacagactgggttTCAGCCTTCCAGGTTTCTCCAGATCACTCAATAGGTAGCCATCTTAAATCAATCTGTCATTATCTGTACCTTCAGGCATACATACCACCGAATACTTTTTGGAGTCAATAATATTTTTGTACAAATTAAGGGTGGAATTAAGATTCATGTTTTCTTGTTGACTTTGCAGGTTATGATGATGATCTCAATCTCATTGGGGTAAGTTCAATTTATGAGCAATattaatttcaatgtcagtgTGCTATTCATTGTCAGGAATACCCTTACTTGTGAAATATTCTATACTAACAAATTGGCAATCTAGTCTAAAATATATATTCTGTTTGGCTTTACAGATCTCACAACAACTGGAGCGTGACCAACCTCAGTGGTATGCTAACGATATTGATGGGAGGGGTTTCCTGAGCAATGAACTaggcacaagcacacagacagaatCATATCACAGTCCTCAGAGCCAGTGGAGTGATTCATCAGGTAAATGCCAAATTGTAATATACATGCTTAAAATATGTTTGGGGGTTTAAAGTGATGTTCAGCAGCctgggtatatgtgtgtatttgttgagTAGCTATTGTAATGTGTGTAAAGTCTTTTGTGAAATCATGTAAAGTCATGCCTGACACACttgaaaaaaatgtattcaaaGAGTGAGGTTGGCTTAAATTTGCTCAACCATGTCTCTATTCATAATAACATTCAGTTCAATGTAATCTTATGTCTTTGtaattcttgttttcagaggaaATTGAACTCCAGCTCGTCACAGAACTAGTGTCTCAACATGCAATGGAAGAACAGCCCATTT encodes the following:
- the irf1b gene encoding interferon regulatory factor 1b isoform X3, with translation MPVSRMRMRPWLECKIESRSIDGLEWVDKDKMIFSIPWKHAARHGWCQDKDASLFKEWAIHTGKYKPGVTQADPKTWKANFRCAMNSLPDIEEVKDKSINKGCGAVRVYRMLPEVHKKKDKRSRSRDGKRKIKVKGEFRDMCDEEPPRASFSIRIIQDNSLTQDSIVDSTMQDIDGLEVPDTTDWVSAFQVSPDHSIGYDDDLNLIGISQQLERDQPQWYANDIDGRGFLSNELGTSTQTESYHSPQSQWSDSSEEIELQLVTELVSQHAMEEQPIYGEMWTYNVGNTMPQLVC
- the irf1b gene encoding interferon regulatory factor 1b isoform X2 produces the protein MPVSRMRMRPWLECKIESRSIDGLEWVDKDKMIFSIPWKHAARHGWCQDKDASLFKEWAIHTGKYKPGVTQADPKTWKANFRCAMNSLPDIEEVKDKSINKGCGAVRVYRMLPEVHKKKDKRSRSRDGKRKIKVKGEFRDMCDEEPPRASFSIRIIQDNSLTQDSIVDSTMQDIDIPTKPYIDGLEVPDTTDWVSAFQVSPDHSIGYDDDLNLIGISQQLERDQPQWYANDIDGRGFLSNELGTSTQTESYHSPQSQWSDSSEIELQLVTELVSQHAMEEQPIYGEMWTYNVGNTMPQLVC
- the irf1b gene encoding interferon regulatory factor 1b isoform X1, with the translated sequence MPVSRMRMRPWLECKIESRSIDGLEWVDKDKMIFSIPWKHAARHGWCQDKDASLFKEWAIHTGKYKPGVTQADPKTWKANFRCAMNSLPDIEEVKDKSINKGCGAVRVYRMLPEVHKKKDKRSRSRDGKRKIKVKGEFRDMCDEEPPRASFSIRIIQDNSLTQDSIVDSTMQDIDIPTKPYIDGLEVPDTTDWVSAFQVSPDHSIGYDDDLNLIGISQQLERDQPQWYANDIDGRGFLSNELGTSTQTESYHSPQSQWSDSSEEIELQLVTELVSQHAMEEQPIYGEMWTYNVGNTMPQLVC